The DNA region TTTCAGCATTGCCTATAATCTCCTACACCCTTGATGTTAGCACATGCTAAAGCTTGTTATTATGTCATATTTGAAAAGACTTATTTCAGTATTAATAGCAGTTATTAGGTCGGCACCATCAAAAACAATGTTCCCATATGGTTcctatttggtttttattttgaaaaccatACAAGAACATTCTTGGAACCATAAATGTACcttcccaaacaaacaaacaaacaagcaaagaacaaaacaacaacaaaaacacctaaCCTTCGCAGAATGCTGCAGGGAGGTTTTTGGTTATAACCTAAAGAGAACCTATAGGCCTACAGAACATTaaataatggttatttttaggttttataaaaaaaaaaaaaacataaaaaaaacaactacagtatatatatatatatatgatgacagtatatatacacaacagctgtccaatcagtataatcaaacatagctggactcaaatgaaggtgtagaaccatctcaaggatgatcagaagaaacctgagttaaatatatgagtgtcacagcaaagggtctgaatacttaggaccatgtgatatttcagtttttcttttttaataaatctgcaaaaatgtcaacaattctgtgtttttctgtcaatatggggtgctgtgtgtacattaatgaggaaaaaaaataaacttaaatgattttagcaaatggctgtaatataacaaagagtgaaaaatttaagggggtctgaatactgtccatacccactgtatatgtatatatatatatatatatataagctaacCTCCCCAGAACGTTGAGGTAACCTGAAGAGAAtattttgggaaccaaaaattgttagctGGGCGGTTAGTAATTTTAAGACAGgattttcaatttgttttattccTGATTAGTTCAACACTGAGTGTCTTTGTGTGTTAATTAAATTGCTAATGTCTCTCTATCATGGAATTTTACTAAGACACGTGAATTACATTAAGACCAGTGTGTGAGTCATCTTCTGGTTATATTTACAGCCATGTATTAGATAATAGTAGTTTATTTTGGTTGTTGTGCTGAGTCAGAAATATCCGCTAGCAGATGTTATCTGTGGTCATGAATTTTGACCGTTTTAAATGCAGTTACTAGGAGGCTCAATGGTTGTTCACGTTTTCTGACTTAATTAATGAATCAATAAGgaatttattcagttatttcagAAAGCAAAATGGACTGTTCCTCTTTTTTGTAAACTTTGCAAAGATCAGCAAGTCATTGATAATAAAGCAGTCCTCTTGTTTTAGACCAAAAAcggttctttgttttattttgcacacACAGAAGCTACAGTTATATGGTATCATTTCAAATTGCCTGTTTCCTACTGATCTGAGTATATTTAACTGAAGTACCTAAAGCTGTTCTTAACCCGTGACGCATTTGTTCATGCACATGAGCAGCTCCAGGCGGAGGGCGATGCGCGTGTGCCAGCCCAGAGGCAGGATCCGCAGGTACCGCGCCACGATGGGCGGACGCAGCAGGTTCTGGACCGTGGAGGATCGGTCTGTGTTTCCATAAAACACCTGATGGATGAACACAAGCCAGAAGCATCATTAAATGATGGATGGGGGGGGGGTTCATGCCAGTATACTCACTACTGACTAATCCAACATTGTCATCAAAAACATTAGCtctgtttccatccaaagatgtgaatttaacttgtgcgcaaaagtggaatatcgcataaaacatttgcgaaaatagcaccgtttccatccaacaagtcaaagaggagaaaatcgtcacttcctgattaaCTGACACTAAATATCAATAAGAAAATTAGGAGaggccactgaatataataattttcatatctgATAAGTCACCGTtatttatattgtgctttttacaatgcagattgtgtcaaaggagcattacagtattaaaaaaggGAAATAGTGTGTCGAAATAGTGAGCCGGCAGTTTTAATTCTAGGCTGCAGCAAAGTgtgattgtgcagaggactcgtctggttcccgtggtcttgtgccgatAGGTGACGAGGTCTTCGggggggatctgtctctggggctcatctagttgtcctggtctccaccgGAGGTCAtgattttaaccctctggagtcgattaacgcgtatacgcgttttggggtattttctcctgataaccccgaaaagaacttaaattacactttcaagttttgatcgtacagataagtgcaatacatcaatcgaatctgtaagggtctactttttttttgtatgcagacataataacaacaaaactttgtgcacttataaaataaagataacaaacaaggagtgctgtctgcagcctttgtctgcgctgatcttcagttacaaatgcgtcattaaaatgaactgtaactcagtgaatactcaacgaagagacatgagagagatatctatagaaagcttgacatgttacttttaaactaaacaagtgctgcctgaaaacaaatattctgtgataaagtaatccatatgaaaacaacgcgatgtccgtttttcacggcTCCCTTccttatcttctaatgcgacacgcgcccccgcgccgagcgcgcttttgagattcaaatgcttcactgaagcgcgcggcttttgaatacgcccacacaacagaagacaacgcagcgaagactgttcttcaagttttattatttttactgtttgcttcgcgatgagaggaataagacataaattcaccccaaaaagatgtgatgtggttgaggatttgagatttggatttcctcagaaaaaagaatgaagcactttattcagcagagatcataaacatgagtaagtctctttttatttatttatttatacttgtactagttttcacataacgtgtaaacattttagtggttagactttttccaaagactttttccaaactataattcctgactaaatgtataatcaagtgaaatattatgaagttttcaataacaatatacactattataccattcaaaagcttgatgtaaataatataaatgtaacaataaatgtaactggtaacaaatgtaacaatcatttgctgttctttcaatttatcccccctaaaaaacctaaaaaaaatattctcagctcttttcaacattaataataataataataataataataatgatgatgatgataataataacaataaatgtttttttgtagaaaataagattgttaaaaggatttctgaaggattgtgtgactggagtaatgatgcaaaaaattcagtttgaaagtcagctttgattttttcctaataaactgtttaactgcactcacaagtgaatattaaattatgttgtgggataattaaatatattctaaataaactacaaacataaaattatatacatttattttgtcctcacattctttcttgtaactcatccctctcagtgacacagctgactgaatggctcattatgcagctcattatgcaggcctttgtcttctcaggtgtgaattcatgatagttgacgcctactcgcatatgacttttaccaacaaaaagtgtcttagaaaatttaaatcaatatattgttttctgtaagtgagtaaacaagatgattttcacatcatttacgaaaaaaaaaattctaggctacaagctccagttctcaaaattcctgggaaccacggttctttatgtgttttattgcctttttcaagtgatttaacatttttagtttttcactaaccacgcataacattttttttttctcaaaaacacaatcatgtacatacatgctgctcacatattattatagcctagtttgtgctgattacagtgagattagacttcagccatttagatatttataagaaactgaaaaaagcacaaatgtcagggcatgacaaaacttctccaggccccaaaaatacccttagactccagagggttaaattacTCGCATCTCAGAGCACAATAAATGGGGTCATCGCTTTCGGTAGGTGGATGCATggtgtttgggaatgcagtcgtgtaagacaattgtacagaaatactttgatgacagactttgctcgaaCAAAgtcaacatttcagatgctgtgcaacgagaacggtctgctggttagtcaagttatcccgtcCAATCGTGCAAAGTCACATGAGTTTTTTGATGTGTTTCCTTCgtagtttatgtgcattttttcttatcgaataaaaagtttatcctactcaatTGTGagcgcaagtttttttttttagaatttatgcacatcttggtgtttccatccagcatttttttatgcgatattccaaaatgcacataaaaataggtggatagCTATTATCTCCCGGTTTCATAGACAAGGTGTAAgcttagtcccagactaaaatgcatgcctgtgctgttttaactgaaagaaacttgcactgactgatcttaaaatatgtcagtttcattgttttgtctcaagatgcacaccagtagtGTACATGGTAcctaaatgtcctaattgaactatggcctaatcctagCTTAACCTAAGCCCAAAGCTGTGAAACCGGGCCTATCAGACATGTGCCCTGTGTTTTTGGATAGGAAACTTCACAGAAATTAGGCAAAAATGTGGTAAAACTTTGTTGTTTTGGCACTTAATAGTGATAGATCGAcagatagaaagatggatggatggatagatagaataAGAGGCAAGTATTAAAACTTGACAGTGTTACTGacgtttttttttcacacaggacCAAAAGTCAGtttgattttattcaaaacaCTCTTGTATTTTGAGGCTTTTACCCTGTTATTCCCGGTCTGGTCTTTGTAATAGATCCAGTTGAGGTTTTCTTGGGTTCGGTACTGCAGGCTGTATTTCGTTGTCCATTCGTCAGCATCACAGCGGCCCTGAGCTAGGATACCCGAGACCACCCGTATCTCCTGGAGGTCGATCTGAAGCCACTGATTTGTGTCCTGGAATTTGGACAGCCAAGCACAGCTGTGACAAAACGGAAAGTCAGTCAGTGTCCGCTTTATAATGACCCCACACAAGTTAAATCTGATTTAGTGCTAGTCGTTTTGGTAATGGTGAAACCCAAGCTTTAATTTCTGGCTGGTTTAGTGCGGCTAGAAGGTTTTTCTGAGACACTTACCCAAACCCTTGACTGTTCAGTCGGGCTTTATTTGGGGTCCATGAGGAGAACCAGCCCACGTACTGATCCTGGTTTGAACAGGTAAGCTGCTCCGCCATCACTGACCCGGACTCAAACCCCAGCGGCTTGTGGTAGGGACACTCTGATTGGAAACAAGGAGCATTGAAACCATCAGGTCATGCCCACCATCTCAAGAACAACATATTCAATGTGATTTACACAAGCAGGACCAACATCCACCAGTTCCTGGAACTCAAACGGTAAAACTTTCAACAGGAAGTGATGTatcatgatgcatttttgtaggccaaaagcATATATCGGTgattattaagcctcttatttaGAAACTACAACTAGATCCTAGTAAattggcaaattacagacccatttaaaattttctgtttatgtctaaaattttagaaaaagttgtgtctgctcaattgtgctccttcctgcaaaaaaattatctataaAGCATTTCagtcaggccccatcatagcacagaaactgcacttgttaaaattacaaatgacttgcttcttgcgtcagaccaaggctacatctcattgctagttttacttgatcttagtgctgtgttcgacaccatagatcatgacatactcatagatagattacaaaactatacaggtatccaagggcagactttaagatggtttagatcctacctgtccgatcgctaccactttgtttatttaaacagggaATCATCTCAATTAAACCCAATAAAGTATgaagtgccacaaggatctgtcttaggccctctgctattttcagtatacatgttgccctttggtaatattattaagatacaggattagtttccactgttatgctgatgacgctcaactatatatcttaacgagaccagatgaaacttctaaatgatctaagctaacagagtgtgttaaaaatgtaaaagactgcatgaccaataattttcttctattcaattcagataagacagagttATTagttattggaccaaaaaacagtacacagaatctcttggattacaatttgcaactagacggatgtactgttacttcctctacagtcaaaaatctgggtgttatattagacagcaacttgtcttttgaaaatcatatttcccatgttacaaaaacagcattcttccatcttagaaacatttcCATGCTACGAAACATgctacctgttcctgatgcagaaaagctagttcatgcattcatgacctctagactggactactgtaatgcaaTGCGAGGTGGTTGTTTTGTGTATTcattaaacaagctacaggtagtccaaaatgcagcggctagagtccttaccaggtcaagaaaatatgatcatattaccccaattctacagtctctgcacttgctacctattaagttctgtatcagttacaaaatattacttacTTTTGAGGctcttaatggtttagctcctgcgtacctaactagtcttctaccacgctacaacccatcacgctccctaaggtcacaaaacgctggacttttgatagtacctaggatagcaaagtccactaaaggaggtagagctttttcacatttggctcccaaactctggaatagccttcctgataatgttcggggttcagacacactctctctgtttgaatctagattaaaaacatctctttagccaagcattcacataatgtatctcataacCCTGTACTTCAGTTACATGTGATCAAATTAACATTGTTAACAGTTAACAATCT from Cyprinus carpio isolate SPL01 chromosome B23, ASM1834038v1, whole genome shotgun sequence includes:
- the LOC109085533 gene encoding retinoschisin-like gives rise to the protein MDVKILSVFLLLLLTQVFIGVNTQGELEMPWPYEDDDEVSVKQVVENQTPTGCNCDCPEPRPTGTPATWTSISTTPSTHSPYLDCMPECPYHKPLGFESGSVMAEQLTCSNQDQYVGWFSSWTPNKARLNSQGFGCAWLSKFQDTNQWLQIDLQEIRVVSGILAQGRCDADEWTTKYSLQYRTQENLNWIYYKDQTGNNRVFYGNTDRSSTVQNLLRPPIVARYLRILPLGWHTRIALRLELLMCMNKCVTG